From the Aspergillus puulaauensis MK2 DNA, chromosome 1, nearly complete sequence genome, the window AACGCCCGAAGCCCGAGGCGACTGAAACCGAAACCCAAAACTGATCAATTGTATGCACATATAAGCGGTGTCGATTCATAAATTAACTGGAGTGTTAGATTAGACACAGTATATTTACCAATGCATTACGTGTTTATGACTAGTCATTTTAAAGGTTCCATTACGTTATCTAGGGTTGAACTCGGAGTCCTAATACTATTTCCCTAGAAGCTGTCCACGCTGTCTAGATTTATACAGCGAGGCCGTCTTATCTTGTTCATTTACACCTCTGTCCTCCATCATAAAACATAACATCTTGTAGCTcagatagtatatagtagtatattatatgAAATTTCTCAAAGTCATGCAATCTAAATACTGTCTCGCCTACCGCTACTTTGAAATGCCCAACTCCGCCAAAATCGACTCGTTATGCTCACCCACTTTCGGCACTGCATCCATTCGCGCACGGAACCCTTCTTGCTCGGGACTGAACCcagggggaagaagagccggtACAATACCTTCAGGCGTCTGCACCTCTGTCCACCGGCCTCGTGCGCGGAGCTGTGCATGGTCCCAAACTCCCTGCATATCATTCACGTTGGCGTTCGCGATAGAAGCCTTATCGAGCCGGCGAGTGGCTTCCTCCGACGTAATATCGGCAAAGGACTTGCAGATGATATCCTTCAGCGCGTCGCGGTTCTTGTCACGCAGCGAGTTGTTGCAGAAGCGCGCGTCTGTAGCAAGCTCAGGCTGCGAGAGAACAATAGTGCAGAAGTTGGCCCATTCACGCTCATTCTGAATGCCTAGCATCACCGATCCGTCGCCCGTCTCGAAGGGACCGTATGGGTAGATCGAGGCGTGGGACGCACCGGCGGGCACAGGGCCTGGGGCGCCGTTGAAAGCGTAGTACATCGGGAATCCCATCCACTCGACCATGCTCTCCAGCATTGAGATGTCGATATGGCTCCCACGTCCGCTTTTCGAGCGCTGCAGGATAGCCGCTATAATGTTGCTGTAGGCGTACATGCCAGATGCAATGTCCGCAATGGATATCCCGACTTTCGCTGGCTCTTTGCCTGTGCCGGTAACAGAGAGCATGCCGGCTTCGCTTTGGACAAGGAGGTCATACGCCTTCTTGTCTCGGTACGGACCATCCTGTCCATAGCCGGAGATGTCACAGACGATCAGTGATGGGTGGGTTTCCTTCAAGGCCTGAAATGAAAGGCCCAGCCGGGCACTCGCACCCGGTGCGAGGTTCTGCACAAGCACATCTGCCTTGCCGAGCAGGCGCATCAAGACCTCGTggtccttgggcttcttcaCGTCCAGCGCAAGACTCTCTTTCGACCGATTCGTCCAGACGAAATGCGATGCTAGCCCGTTCACCCGTGTGTCGTAGTTCCGGGCAAAGTCGCCAACTCCCGGTCGTTCCACTTTGATCACCCGCGCTCCCATGTCTGCCAGTTGCCTTGTGCAAAATGGGGCTGCGATCGCTTGTTCTAAACTGACGACTGTGATTCCAGCTAGAGGACCTTGGTTATTGGCATTGGACCTGCGTGTGGCGGATAGTGAGAAGCATCGTACGCCTCCTGCTATTGCTCGCTGCGAGAGGCAGCGGGGGTTTGGTATTGATAACCTGGCGAACATCTTGAGATGGATCTGTGACCTGTGAAAGCGAGATGCGGCCAAGCAGCTTGATACCACCAGGGGATAAGTCCGATTTATAGAGAATCCGACGTCTATCGTTGTCGGTAATTCAAGCGGAGAGCATTCAGAGGAACATGTCGGTTACTTAGAACATATAACCGAGGCGCATAGTTAGTAGCCTTCTCCAGATCGTCAGGCCCCATACCCCAATTCTTGTCTTCCATATTCTCCAACTCTTTGTATACTGGAAATTAATAGACTGGGATTCGGAAAAGCAGTTTGTGTTTCTGTCCCGAAAGCGCCGTGTTGGTAGAGTGCTGATAAGGGGAGTTAACAATGTATGGTGagaaaatatatagctattgCAACCGCCTCTAGGTGGACAGGTTCAGTTCTATGAAACAAGCATAGATAGACTCAAAAAACGACATAAATGAAGTCTGGTTTCTTAAATACTCatgataaaaaaaaaaaaactctCAAAGCCGATAGAAGTATTCAAGCCCAAATGTTGCTCCCGCAGAAGAAAAACACTCCGCCACCGCCAACCACCGCAGCAACTTTCAactctcaacaaccacctcggAGTGAGAGCTTCAGGCAGCTCACCCACCTCTACACCACTCCTCTCTCTCATTTAAAACCACATAGCCATTCTCTACTTAACATTAAATCCAGACCGCCAAAATGTCCACCGACGACCTAAAATCCCATGCCACCTCTGGCACCCACGACTTCTAcgccctcctcgacatctCACCCGCAGTGGCCTCGACCGAAATCCGACGCGCATATCGACGCACAGCCCTCAAATACCATCCGGATAAGATTACCAACCCGACGCAGGAAGACATCGACAagttccacctcctccaaatCGCAAATGATGTTCTTTCCGACCCGACGGTGCGTCAGCTGTATGATAATGCACGGGAGGCGCGGGAGCGCAAGAAGCGCGAGCATGATATGATGGACGCGGCGAaaaggaagatgaaagatgatttagaggcgagggagagagctggggctgctggagGTGTGGGTGCGCAACGCGGGGTGAAGAGGGCTTGGGGCGCTATGGGTGATGACGACACGGAGGAAAAGCTGGCACGGGAGATTGAGAGGATTGCGGAggatgggaggaggaggcgtagggaggcggaggagaagttgaggaaggaggttgaggaggacgagaagaggCTGcgtgaggaggaagaggagaagcagcgGGTTAAAGATCGGAGTTCGAAGCGGGTTGATCGATCAAATGAGGGCGGGAAGAATGTCCCTGAGCAGGAGCGCGCGGTGAAGGTGCGCTGGGTTAGGGAGGGACGGGGCTTGGATATCGACAAGGACCGCCTGACGGTGTTGTTTGCGCCATTTGGTGCAATCGAGAGTGTTCTTGTCCTGAAGGACAGAAGGCAACGGCTTGGGGataagaaggagaagaagaccgtTGCGACGGGGGTGATTGTCTTCGCTTCCATTGTTAGTGCGCATACTGCCGTGCTGGATAGCGAGAAATTCATGCACGAGAGCCTCTCCCGGACGGCCAGCGACTGGAACGTGATCGACTCTGTCTTTTGGGCCACGGGAGAGCAACCAGAGCTAGCAGGACGAAACACGGGCCCTGCATCTCCGCAAAGCCAGGGACAAGCCGCTCCTTCACCGAAGGAGCAGAGTGCACCAGCCTCAGCTCCCAAACCCACTTTCAGTTTCGCTGGGCTCAAGGCTGCAGGATCTGGCGGGCAGTCAGGGAAAGCGCCTTCTTTCGGTTCTTTCGCATCAGCAGCTGGTGGTTCCAAACCAGCGCCCCCTGCTGAGTCGGCGAATGGCGTGAAGACGCCCAGTTTGGAAGAAGTCACGCTGATGCGGTTGAAGAATGCGCAACGTGAAAAGGAGCGAAAAGCGATGGAAGAGCAACtgaggaaagaagacgaagctgCTGATGCCGCTGAGGATGCAGCCACGAGAGGCTAATTGTCTACATATAGAAAGGACAAAGGCGTTCTATGATTTCTACATGATTTGCTTAAAGATACCCTTGCATTATTCTCCAGGAGTTTGTACTTCTTGCATTGTGGCGTTATACAAATCTAGAATAACTGTACAGTAGTATACAATAACGACCATTGAATCATTTCATCGTTGagccccttcttcctccaattGGTCTACATAATCTTTCGCGCGGTGGCCTTCGCGATTAGTGTCGTTGGCTTTAGCACCGCCAGCCTCGATAAAATCCCTCGTCCATGATGGCACAATCGGCTTAATCTTCACCTCTCCGCTTTCCGGGGCATCTGGTGTTTCCGAACCATCCCAGGAAATCTTAAACTCCTGGTCAGGGCTGAATTGAGTGGCCTCGCCAGTAAGTGCGATATCAGTCATCATCTCCAAGCGACACAGCGCAAGTCCGATATTGCCAATACCTCCTAAGAACTTCCCTGCACTGCGGCCCTTACGCGGTCCGATCTTGGAGATATTCGATCCtgaaggaggcagagaaagCTCGACGGAGGGATCATAAACGGGCACATCCGAAGATAAATCAGTGCTTATATCACCTTCGTACAGCTGGACGGGTAGAACTCGCTTCCGCACAACACCTCTATGGTGTGTCCGGATTGTGAGTTCTTGACCGACATAGCAGCCCTTGCGGAAATCAACGCCCTTCATCATATCCATATTGTACTCCAGTGGCAGCGCCGACTCGCCCACAACTTCGGCCTGGCCTTCCGCAACACCATGAAGAATCCGACGGACGGTATACCCATCTAAACCGACCTCCGAGCCCGCAACCTGCGTCTCATCAGGGAAGTGCGCTCGCAGGTCCTCCGCACCGGGGATGATTAAACGGGATCCGAACCCAGGTGCCCGAGTATCCACACATCCAACAATCGAGGCCTCTGATGGAAACGGTGAGGACGTAGGTGACTCCAGATTATACGCCGCCCAGCGCGGCTCACTATGATCCTTCCAAGACGCCCAGACCGTTCGCTCGCCCTCATCCAGAGCGCGCAGTTTTAACTTGGCCCGCAGCTTATGTTTCTTCAGGTGCTTCAAGAGCTTCGGTACAGCGTCCTTATCCACTTCCACCAGCCATGCCGGTTCATCCGGTGAAGCTGCCTCCGTCGGGGGCAGCGGGTAAACAAAAGCGTCGTTTAGAATTCGGCCGTGAGAGTTGAGAAAGGCAGCGTATGTTCCTGTGTGTCGTACCCTGCGGTTTGGATCATTCGCAATGAACATATTCTGTGTGACTAGACCCTGTAGAAACGTCGTACTATCGACGCCCGTGATGGAGATTAACCCTCTGTTCGTGAGGCGAGCATATCCGGCTTGCGGGGGAGATGGCGGAGCTCGGGGTTGCTGAGTGGAAAGCGATCGCCATTGGATTGAGCAACGGGTGCATATTGACTGCGGGAGTGTCGTGCGGCGCATCATACTGACTAGAACCTCTCTTTGCCAGCGTTGATGAAGCTTGGAGAGTTGACAAATCGACCGGGGACAATGACATTTAACCCTTTTATAGGTAGGCGGTGACCAAAAGCGGCAGTATTCTACTCATACGTAATAATTATTTGGACCTCGGGCTTCGAACCCGATATCGTGGGTTCCCTTGTTAACGTATAAttatcaaaaaaaaaaacaaaaaaaaaaaaaattataccAAGTCTAGAATACAAGTAGACATATGCAATGCTAAAGAAAATCAATAACTAACAGATTATTTACTTCCTTTAGCGACCCCTTCCAAAAATCCAAGTAAAAATGCTTTGTTGGCAGGGGACGCAACTCGGTCAATGCTGGATCCCTGGTCACTGGGCACTCCATTGCCAGCTGGGTGGTGATGTGGTGTCAGAGGGCTCACAACAGAGGGTGTAGTAGAATGTTTGGAGACAGAGGTCTGCAAGTTCAGCTGCTCTGCAGGTGGGCCTTTCGGGGAAGGAGCAGATTTGCTGAAGAGGGAGAGCAGGGCCTCTCTTTGGGCGGGCGTTTGGCTTGGCCGTCGGTAAGTATCTGGTTGTGGAATAGGAACATGAGGAGACCCAGAAAGACCGGCGGTAGCCTGGGGCTCTTCCCTATCCTTAGTCCGGATGGGTAGTATGTCCTCCTCCATAGCCGCTTTATCAGAGCGACGCAGTATCTGCGGCTGGAACGTCTTCGCTGGCTCCGGAGACTTTGCCTTCACAGGCCGAGGACGAGAGGTCTGAGCAGGAGGCATCTGTCTTGGGCTAGGAGTTTGCTCCCTCTTGGCACTTTGTGGCCTGGGCAAGATGGTAATGGGTGAAGCCAGAGGCTGCGTCTGCCGGTCTCGGCTACCTTGACGCCTCGAGTCATTCTTCTTCCTAGTCGATGACTTAGGGATTGCCTCAAATTGTGGCGTATTGAGTGGCCCGGATACCGTGGCGGATGTCCAAGCGCCTTTGGTTGCTTGTTGGTTAGTGCTTGAACCCGCGTTCGGACGCTGGAGGATCTGTTTCCTACCCGGGGATGCAGGATGCGCTGATAGCTCAGCGGGTCGCGAAGTAGCTGGCCCTGGAGATCCCTTCAACAAGCTAAGCAGCTGATCCTGATGGTGGGAAGCTTTGCGCTCATTCTTCTGTGGCGCCTCAGGTTGCGCTCCCAAGTTCGCAGTAGCGGTTTGCGGGGgctgtttcttctcgtctCTAAATACGTTCAATAACGCCAAAGAATGACTTGTAAGCTTCGGCGGAGGTAGATTGCTAGCAGGTGGTATGGCTGCGCCGTAAATCTGTGGAGGTTGCGCTGAATGCGAGAATTGAGGATCTCCCGTCCGCTGGtacggagctggagcaggacCCTGCCCAGGGATAGGATGGAATCCTGGTGGTAGCGGTGGCCTTTGCGGAGCGGGACGGCGTTGAGATGGATCGAACGCGCCTGGGTAGCCAGCGAGGATACCTGATGGGGGAGCTGCTGAGAACGCTGGCGGAATATGCGGTGGATGTTGATTTGCCGAGGAGAACGGGACCTGAGAAGGATCACGGTATGGCGGTGGAAAACGAGGCACATCTCCCATGGGCCCGACATACTGCTGAGGAAAACCGGGAAAGAATCCCGACGGCGGGTGTGGTCCAGGTCGATCCATGTGCGGTTGGGAGAGAGGATTACCTGAAGAACCGCTCCGCAGTAATTCCAGAAGAGCATGCGACTTGGACGAACTCTGATCGGCATTGAATAATTCTTggactggcgctggcgcAGGAAGACTAgcgttgatgttgaggaggCGCTTAAGGTGCGCAGATGCATCTTGAGATGATGCCACTTCAGGCAAGTCACTAGGAACGGCTGCTTCCAGAGGCACTTTGTTCGGCAGGTGACCGACATTGGTGGCCTGGAGACCTTCGTCCATTGAGAACTCGCCATCATTAAGAGCTTGGCCTGCATCCAGATGCGTTTTAGGatcgagcttcttctgctgcgcAATCCATTTCTTGAGCGGATGTAGGAAAGGCGCAACCATGTAGAATTTGTTCGCATTGGCAGCTGCCTGCCCTTGATCGTAttgcttgctcttcttcaaagTCGGCAGATCCGACAACTTCCACCATTCGATCTTACTGATCTCCTTCCTTGTCCGGGGCTCAAAGTAAGCGTCATGCAGCACGCCGCGGAAAACATATAGCCTCATGTGCTGTTCACGCATGGTGATCTCAATAAACTTAACGTTCTCATCGCCAGGGACCAGTCCTGCTTCCCGAATGTCGTAGCCAGTTTCCTCGTATACTTCACGAATGGCACAATCAAGATCCTTCTCGTCTTTATTGATTTTTCCTCGGGGAAAACTCCAATTCGCACCCTTCTTCCAACCCTTGACCAGGACGACTTCATCCATTTCTTGGTTTAACATAATGGCACCACGAACAGGAACTCGAGTCTTGTAGGCAAGAAACTCAGAAAATGCGGTCATGTGATGGTATTTGGACCAGCTGGCCATGAGCGGGCAATGCTGGAAAATCCGCAGAGCAAAAGCCTTCAGCGATAGCGAAGGAAGGCCCGGATCCAACGGCCGGATGAAATCTTCGTAGAACCATTGTGCCTCCTCGACTTGGAAACATATACGCTCAACTGATTCCAATTCTTCACGAGGCAGGTTTATAATAAAGCGGACGCACAAGTCATCTAGCCCTGTTCGCAATCGCTGTTAGTGAGCTGGTTCACGCCGAGAGGCGCGAAGGGAGGGGCATATCGCAGAATAACAAAACTTACAATCCTCCAGCTGCATTTTTGTTTCTGTCATATTGTAGAGCGTGCGATGACATCTCAAGACGGCTTACTGTGGCCGAGTGTTGCTTCGAAGGTCGTGGGTGAAAGCAAGCTGTTGACGTAGGCAGTCGTGCAGCTTCAAGGAGAGGTGCTTGGCGAAGCGCCAACCCTGAAGCGTACAGTTATTGGGTACACAGCGCTGGTGAGAAAGTCGTGGCTTGTCTGGTCGCGACAAACGCAAAAGTGGTTAGGCGAAAAAGGAGCGTCAGGTCGTCAGTTGCCGTGTAAGAGAAGTTGGGAGCTGGTGAGTCGGTGCAAGGTGGACCAGCTGAGCAGCCTAGGCAAGGCATCAAGGCAGCTAGCATGTGGCGTAAATCTTGCGCCACACCCCGCCACACCTGACTCATTATGGAAAACGCGAGAAATCTTTCCTATTAGTGCCCCTCATTTTCGCGGGTCGCCAGTCGTTATTCATGCGTTTTTTAGCCTCTTCAGTTAAGGCCTTCCGCGATATTTCCCCGTGTGCCTCCTGGAGACCTCTCATACGCACTCATTGGGAAATCCGGGCCACCAGCGTTCCCTACCGACACTTTCGTTTTTTCACTTCTCAGCCTTCACAAGGCGAATCAATAGACATGGCAACGAAGGAGGGGAAGTCAAATAAGTTGAGCTTCCAGCTCAAGACGCCCAAGGGCACGAGGGATTGTAAGCACTCCTGGCCCTTACCGCATTGGATTCCATTGCTAACTTCCGCCTGCACAGGGATTGGTGTTGATATGATCCTACGGTAACCATGCGATTACGAGTGTTTCCCACCGCGTGCGTCTCATTTACTTACGCTGTACCCACAGTGAATCGATCTTCAGCGCCATCAGCGAAGTGTTCAAACGCCACGGCGGTACCCAACTCGATACCCCGGTTTTCGAACTCAAGGAGATCCTGGCGGGCAAGTATGGCGAGGACTCTCGTCTGATTTATGATCTTGCCGACCAAGGTGGAGAGGACAGTGCGCTTAGATATGATTTGACGGTGCCGCTTGCGCGGTGGCTTGCAATGAACTCTTCGGTTCAGCACATTAAACGATATCAGATTGCCAAGGTGTATCGACGAGATCAACCGGTGAGTTGCTCATCTCGACAAGTTGGCAGAACTGCTGGTCACGGGCTAATGCATTGGGTTGTATAGGCAGTTGCAAAGGGGCGGATGCGCGAGTTCTACCAGTGTGACTTCGATATCGCCGGTTCTTACGACGCTATGATTCCCGATGCCGAGATCCTGAGAATAGTGGTGGAGGTCTTTGAAGCGCTTGGGATGCAGGATTATATCACGATTAAGCTCAACCACCGGAAGATCCTGGACGGATTATTTGGGGCCTGTGGGGTTCCCGAAGATAAAATTCGTTCGATAAGCTCGGCAGTTGACAAACTTGACAAGGTACGTCGATGTTTCCATTGCGTGGGAAACCCGCTGACCGGATTAGCTTCCATGGGACCAAGTCAAACttgagatggaagagaaaggaCTGGCATCTGAAGTTGCGGATAAGGTTGGAGAATACGTGAAGTTGAGCGGTGGCCGTGAAATTTTggacgccatcaaggccgACGAGCTTCTTTCCGCAAATGAGAATGTTAAGAAGGGCGCCGAGGATATGGAGCTTCTATTCAAGTATCTCGAGGCTTTCGACGTACTAGACAAGGTCTCTTTTGATCTTTCCCTTGCCCGAGGCTTGGATTACTACACTGGTCTGATTTACGAGGTTGTTACACCTCTTTCCTCCCCAGAAGGATTCGCCAAGTCCCAGAAGAAGTCCTCTAAGTCAAACGGCGATGATCCTAACGTCGGTGTGGGCAGTATTGCTGCAGGTGGACGCTACGATGACCTGGTCAACATGTTCAGCAAGAAGCGTCAGATCCCTTGTGTCGGCATCTCATTTGGTGTTGACCGAATTTTTACAATCATGAAGCAACGACTTGAGCAGGATGCCAAGGAAGGAAATTCTACTGTTCGCGCCAGCGAATCCGACGTCTTCGTCATGGCTTTCGGTGGAAAAGGTTTTAGTGGCATGCTCGTCGAGCGCATGTCTGTTGCCAATCAGCTGTGGAAGGCAGGCATCAAGACCGAATTTGCCCAATCAGTCAAGCCTAGGCTACCGCAGCAATTTAAGCTGGCTGAGGCAGGCGGCATCCCACTTGCTGTAATTCTCGGAGAGGACGAATTAGCAGTTGGCAAGGTCAAGCTAAAGGAGCTTGGTTTGCCAGAAGGTCACCCAGAAAAGGACGGTTATTTGGTCTCGAGGGAGAACCTAGTCGAAGAGGTtcagaagaagctgaacaagACCACGCTGCCGATTCGCTAAGTGGATGTCCACATATCCTTGCATTAGCAAACTAATGCTAAGTTAAGCATGTCGGAGCAAGATACCCGGCGAGGTTGGGAGGAACACAGGGCAGCTGGCTATCCTGATaagacgaaaaaaaaatagaatagatatCCAATCGTCATAGCacattttcttctttccccttcttccattGGAATTCTCGTGATTGTTCCTCTTCGATGAACACATCGCCCACGTGACCCGTTCCTGACGTCACCGCCCTCTCTGATTTGCAGACTGACAACATGGGAAGATGAATCAACATCATCGAACCCATGGACGATCAGGACGATGACGTCTAGAAGCCGGTTTGGTTTCGACCCTCACTGACGTATAAGGTCCTACACAAGCCGCCATgaatctatataatagccCCCCCTACCAAGCCCTTGGCCCAAGAAAGTGGCAAGATATTCACTCGAAGCACACAAAACAGATCAGTTTTAGTTGATTACCATTCTCCACACCTTTCACTTGGCATTGCTTCTATTCTAAAATGGCTACTCAAGCTATTCACAATGCATCCAGGGCCTTCTGGAGCGAGGTTGATGCTCTCCGAGGCGAGCAGCAGGCAGCTCAGACTACAGAACAGCGCGTTCCGCAGTCGTATAAAAAGGAGCCCATAGCTGGCGTCCAGGGCAAAGGAACCGTAAACGACCCATATGACGCAGGCAACCGAGATGGTAAGCATTACTTGTTCCATTGAGGCCAATCGGAAAGCTGACCCAACCTGCTTAGAACAACCGGAAGCCCCCATATCCAAAGAAAATACCGCTCCCGTTACAGAGCCTCTTTCCTCCATTACTCCCGGCACCGGcactggcgctggcgctaGTAGcggcactggcactggcacctTCCAGGACAAGTACCGGAGAGGCAGTGACAAGGCAACACTCGTAACCTCGGGCATTGGCCCTACAAACCCTACCACCGAACACCCTGCCCCTGTTTCAGGCATGGAGCATGCCTCTGCCCTTGGTGCAAAGAGCACTCAGAGAGATGAGGATCTGACCGGGTCTCGCTCTATCACTGATGAGCCTCAACCTACTATAGCTACCTCTAAACCCTCAGCCTCAACCTCTGCTGGGAcggccgccgccgcatcTACAACTGGGTCGACTGCTGCTGGAGGTTCATCCGAACAACGAAGCCAGCCTTCAACCTCACAATCCGCAACCCAGGACCAGAAAACCCCCGGTGACTCCAGTACTACTGGTGCTTCAACCTCACAGTCCGGGGCTCAGGGCACGGAAGGTACTCGCGGGTCTACCACTACTGGTACCTCAGTCTCACAGGCTCAGACCCAGGGCAAGGAAGGTGCCGGCGAGTCTAGCACTACTGGAACATCAGCGTCACAAGGCGGCAATCAAGGCGCCGGCGCCCAGAGTGCTGACGATGTTGCCGCTATGGCGAAAAAGAAGGGTGTCAGCGAGGAGACGCTCAGGGGCCCTAAAGTTTCCGCACCCCGGGAATCGTAcgaaaagcagaagaagttCAGTACTGCAGGATTGAAAGAGGGCGAATCGACATCCAAGCCTGGTTAGTAATCATTGCCACTGCTTCGTACTATCATATAGTATCTTTCCTATGTTCTGGGTTGAGGATATTGCTAACCACTGTTTCATTATAGAAGGGAAGTCTACTGAAAGCGGCCAGAAGGCCAGTGATACCAAGAATGCCAGTAATGGGAAGGACAGCGGTGTGCACCACCATAAGAGTGTGAAGGAGAAAATCACCGGCATGCTGCATCACCACTAAGCCTTCCTTTTCCGTGGGATTGCCGCTGTTAGTACCCGAGTAAGGCAGGGCATGGCCGTTAAATATGCACACGTTTCTACTTTTTGAGTTAATTGATACGCAGCGCTTCCATTATTTGTATTATAATAATCGATATGTATTATGAACCGTATGAATATACGTATATACAAGACTGAGTCATTATCATACCACCGTAGTTGTA encodes:
- the HTS1 gene encoding histidine--tRNA ligase (COG:J;~EggNog:ENOG410PHWW;~InterPro:IPR036621,IPR006195,IPR004154,IPR015807, IPR004516,IPR041715,IPR033656;~PFAM:PF03129,PF13393;~antiSMASH:Cluster_1.15;~go_component: GO:0005737 - cytoplasm [Evidence IEA];~go_function: GO:0004821 - histidine-tRNA ligase activity [Evidence IEA];~go_function: GO:0005524 - ATP binding [Evidence IEA];~go_process: GO:0006427 - histidyl-tRNA aminoacylation [Evidence IEA]), which encodes MATKEGKSNKLSFQLKTPKGTRDWIGVDMILRESIFSAISEVFKRHGGTQLDTPVFELKEILAGKYGEDSRLIYDLADQGGEDSALRYDLTVPLARWLAMNSSVQHIKRYQIAKVYRRDQPAVAKGRMREFYQCDFDIAGSYDAMIPDAEILRIVVEVFEALGMQDYITIKLNHRKILDGLFGACGVPEDKIRSISSAVDKLDKLPWDQVKLEMEEKGLASEVADKVGEYVKLSGGREILDAIKADELLSANENVKKGAEDMELLFKYLEAFDVLDKVSFDLSLARGLDYYTGLIYEVVTPLSSPEGFAKSQKKSSKSNGDDPNVGVGSIAAGGRYDDLVNMFSKKRQIPCVGISFGVDRIFTIMKQRLEQDAKEGNSTVRASESDVFVMAFGGKGFSGMLVERMSVANQLWKAGIKTEFAQSVKPRLPQQFKLAEAGGIPLAVILGEDELAVGKVKLKELGLPEGHPEKDGYLVSRENLVEEVQKKLNKTTLPIR
- a CDS encoding uncharacterized protein (COG:S;~EggNog:ENOG410Q2H5;~antiSMASH:Cluster_1.15) yields the protein MATQAIHNASRAFWSEVDALRGEQQAAQTTEQRVPQSYKKEPIAGVQGKGTVNDPYDAGNRDEQPEAPISKENTAPVTEPLSSITPGTGTGAGASSGTGTGTFQDKYRRGSDKATLVTSGIGPTNPTTEHPAPVSGMEHASALGAKSTQRDEDLTGSRSITDEPQPTIATSKPSASTSAGTAAAASTTGSTAAGGSSEQRSQPSTSQSATQDQKTPGDSSTTGASTSQSGAQGTEGTRGSTTTGTSVSQAQTQGKEGAGESSTTGTSASQGGNQGAGAQSADDVAAMAKKKGVSEETLRGPKVSAPRESYEKQKKFSTAGLKEGESTSKPEGKSTESGQKASDTKNASNGKDSGVHHHKSVKEKITGMLHHH